GGCTACCCCCTCGGCGTCCCGACGATCGACATCCACACGATCGGCGCTGGCGGCGGTTCGATCGCCTGGATCGACGCCGGTGGTGCACTCCGGGTCGGTCCTCGGTCGGCCGGTGCCGATCCCGGACCCGCGGCCTACGGCCGGGGCGGCACGCGGCCGACGGTGACTGACGCACACGTCGTCCTCGGGCGGATTCATCCCGAGTACCCGCTCGGTGGCGACCTCTCGGTGGACGTCGACGCGGCCCGGGAAGCCATCGAACGCGGGGTCGCCGACGAGCTGGGACAGTCAGTTCGCGACGCGGCGCGGGGCGTCCTCGAGGTAACTCGCGCGAACATGGAACGGGCACTGCGTGTCGTGAGCGTCGAACAGGGGTATGACCCGCGATCGTTCGCGCTGGTCGCGTTCGGCGGTGCCGGACCGCTTCATGCGCCCCGGCTCGCGGAAGAGCTGTCGATTCCGACAGTTCTCGTCCCGCGTCTCGCGGGCGTTCTGTCGGGGCTCGGGCTGCTGGCGTCCGATCTCGAACACGCCTACGTGACGTCCGTCGTCGAACCGCTGGCCGACGTGACCGCTGGCGAGCTCCGCGACCGGTTCGCCGAGCTCGTCGCCGAAGGGACAGAGACGCTCGCGGCGGACGGGATCGACGAGGCGTCGATGCGATTCGAGCGGTCGCTGGACCTCCGGTATGCGGGGCAATCGTACTCGCTGAACGTCTCGATCGAGGGCGAACCGTCCGGGGAGACGCTCGCGGCCGCGGCCGATCGGTTCCACGCGGAACACGAGACCCAGTACGGCCACGCGAACCCCGACGAACGGGTCGAACTCGTGAACGTCCGCCTCCGGGCGATCGGAGAGATCCCGTCGATCGACGTTCGAACCGGCGTCAAGGGGGCCGTCCGGGACGCCGTCCTGGGCGAGCGGTCGGTTCAGTTCGGCGACGAGGAACACGAGGTCACGGTCTACGAGCACGATCGACTGCCACCCGGCGGCGAGTTCGACGGGCCTGCGGTGGTACAGGCCGCCGAATCGACGACTGTCGTGCACCCGGGACAGTCAGTCTCGGTCGACGATCGCGGCACGCTCGTCATCACCACGGGGAACGCATGACCGACGACAGTCAGAGAGACGACGTCGACCCCGTGACCCTGGAGGTACTCCGGAACGCCTTCGCGACGGTCGCAGAGGAGATGAGTGCGAACCTCATCCGGACGAGCTACTCGCCGAACATAAAGGAGCGAAAGGACGCCTCCTCGGCAGTCTTCGACGCACGGGGGCGGATGCTCGCTCAGGCCGAGAACATCCCCGTCCACCTGGGTGCGATGCCGCACTCAGTGCGGACGGTCGTCGAGACCTTCGAGGGGGCGTTCGAGCCCGGTGACACGGTGATACATAACTCCCCGTTCAGCGGCGGGGCACACCTGCCCGACATCACCTTCGTCAGCCCGGTGTTCGTGGACGGTACACTGGTCGCGTTCGTCGCGAACCGCGCGCATCACGCGGACGTCGGGGGCAGCCTGGCGGGGAGCGTGTCTGCCGACGCCACGAGCGTCTTCGCCGAGGGGATCCAGATCCCGCCGGTCAAACTGTTCGAGCGCGGCGAGGTCGTCGACGGCGTGCTCGATCTGCTGACCGAGAACGTCCGCACGCCGGACGAACGCGAGGGGGATCTCAGGGCCCAGCAGGCCGCGAACGAGACCGGTCGCAAGCGGTTCGAAGCGCTGATCGAGAAACACGGCCGCGAGACCGTCGAGGCGACGGCCGATCGGATCCTCGACTACAGCGAACGGCGGATGCGCGAGGAGGTTCACGACCTCGCCGACGGCGTCTACGAGTTCGCCGACGCCCTCGACAGCGACGGCGCGGGAGCCGAGGACGTCACGATCCGTGCGACGGTTACCGTCGATGGTTCGTCGGTCGCGGTGGACTTCGCGGGGTCGGCCGCACAGGTCGCCGGCGCGGTCAACGCCCCCATCGCCGTCACGACGAGCGCCACGTACTACGCACTCCGGACGGTGACCGATCCCGACGTCCCGCCCAATCAGGGATGCTATCGACCGTTC
This window of the Halapricum desulfuricans genome carries:
- a CDS encoding hydantoinase/oxoprolinase family protein is translated as MTRIGVDIGGTFTDVVIVDDEGRLRGVKTPSTPAQPDDGVIDGLSQARDDGIDVADAEFLGHGTTVATNAVLEDDLPPTALVTTDGFRDVLEIGRQDRPDLYDLDFERPPSLVPRDRRLTVSERIDPDGNVVEPLRDSEVGELADRLPDVDAVAVSTLFAFRNPVHERAIREGLREHDDVAIALSSAVLPEFREYERTSTTALNAALKPRLDAYLGRLSDRTRSIGIDEQWAVMQSHGGLMSVRTAREKPVNTVLSGPAAGVQGAQYLADEAGYEDVITMDMGGTSTDVSLVDGGEPSLSTDWEIAGYPLGVPTIDIHTIGAGGGSIAWIDAGGALRVGPRSAGADPGPAAYGRGGTRPTVTDAHVVLGRIHPEYPLGGDLSVDVDAAREAIERGVADELGQSVRDAARGVLEVTRANMERALRVVSVEQGYDPRSFALVAFGGAGPLHAPRLAEELSIPTVLVPRLAGVLSGLGLLASDLEHAYVTSVVEPLADVTAGELRDRFAELVAEGTETLAADGIDEASMRFERSLDLRYAGQSYSLNVSIEGEPSGETLAAAADRFHAEHETQYGHANPDERVELVNVRLRAIGEIPSIDVRTGVKGAVRDAVLGERSVQFGDEEHEVTVYEHDRLPPGGEFDGPAVVQAAESTTVVHPGQSVSVDDRGTLVITTGNA
- a CDS encoding hydantoinase B/oxoprolinase family protein is translated as MTDDSQRDDVDPVTLEVLRNAFATVAEEMSANLIRTSYSPNIKERKDASSAVFDARGRMLAQAENIPVHLGAMPHSVRTVVETFEGAFEPGDTVIHNSPFSGGAHLPDITFVSPVFVDGTLVAFVANRAHHADVGGSLAGSVSADATSVFAEGIQIPPVKLFERGEVVDGVLDLLTENVRTPDEREGDLRAQQAANETGRKRFEALIEKHGRETVEATADRILDYSERRMREEVHDLADGVYEFADALDSDGAGAEDVTIRATVTVDGSSVAVDFAGSAAQVAGAVNAPIAVTTSATYYALRTVTDPDVPPNQGCYRPFSVSAPEGTVVNARKPAAVVGGNLETSQRIVDTVLGAMAAAGVRPMAAAANGSMNNVTFGSADSSLADPYTFYETIGGGYGARPERDGVDGVHAHMTNTQNTPIEALELAYPLRVERYALRPDTGGAGEFRGGLGIRRDIRVLDHDASFSLLSDRRRNRPYGLDGGQPGAAGADRVVIDDEERLLDSKTTLELSGGDLVSVRTPGGGGFGPPEDRSPAAIARDLEEGRLTAEHVAEHYPHYDGK